Sequence from the Pseudomonas sp. LS.1a genome:
CGGCATCCTTGCCACCAATTCGCTCTACCGGGACTGTCGAGTCTTCCAGACTGTCCAGCATCGGGTCGATGATTGCATTGTTCAGATCGATCAGGCCCTGGAATGTGCTGCCAGCGAAGCTGGCAACGACCTCTTTGCTCTTGTACTGGCTCGCCCAGTTGGCCTGATGCACAAAAATGTTCGGGCACAGGCTGGCCACGCGATCCAGGAACATGGGCAGGGCCCAGGCGCGCAGCTGCTTTGCCTGTTCACTCCAAGGGGCTTGCACGGTGTATTCGATACCGCATTTAGCCAACGTCTTGAGCATCATCGGGCTGGCCGTCACGATCGAGGTCCCAAATGTGGCAATGCCAATGCTCTCGTCAAAGAAGTCCACAATGACGATGTCGGGGCGAGATAGTTCGAGCTGTTGCCAATGCTCTTTCGAAGCATCCCACTTAACGCGCTTGGCCTCTGCGCCTTCTGTTTCAACGCTGAACCGTGCATCGAGACATGGCGGCGCCATGTAGGAAATCACCGACGATTGAGACATGTAGAAACACACCTCAAAGCGCTCCAGCGTCTTTTTCTGGAACTTGAACAGATTATGGGAAGCGCTTGAGCCAAGAATTGCGACGCGTATCTTGCCTGACCCCGTTTTGACGGGGTTCGGCCGCGATGCCTTTATTTCAAGCCTGGCCTTCTGTGACAAGAGGCTGTTCACCACCTCTGTATCGGGGCCGTCAATGTTCTTCTGCTCAGCCTTGAGTTGTTGGCGTACGTTGTTGAGTTTCTCTAGGTACTTGTGAGGCATGCCCAGCGGCGATTGCCTGAGTAGTTGGCTCAGGTAGTCGAGCCGTGGTTGTTGCAGGCCAAACCGTGCAAACAGGGCTGGGTCGAAACCTTTGACGCTTTCGGGGGTGCCAAGTATGCGCGCCCGAGCGCCAAAGAAATAGGAATCGCTAAGTGGATGCTTGGTATAGAGGTACAGTGGCTCTTCACGTTTGAGGTGAATGTGCTCGGCAGGGATCTGCTGCTGCTCCAGGGTGGTGACGACAAGATGATGCGCATACTGGGTAATCGCATGTGTCTTGGGGCCACTGGTTTTGTCGACCATCGTCAGCGCCAGAGCCAGCGTGTCGTAATCCACTGGGCGATAGCATTGGTCCGAAGGCAGAAATTCCAGGCCATTCTTCAGCGAGATCAATAACACCTCCGAGATATTGTGCTCGGAGGTGGCCTCGGACTGAATCAGGTCGATGACGCTTTCATGGATACAGTCATCGTCGTCAATGCGTGACGTGACCAGTGTCGCCGCATTGACCCCCTTGAGCAGAAGCATGACTTCGCGGCTGACCATGCTGTAGTCGCTGACCTGAAGCGTGCGAGCATTCAGGTCGGTGTCGCGCAGCAACTGCTCAAGGCGCGTGCGGTGCAGGACCGG
This genomic interval carries:
- a CDS encoding DUF6270 domain-containing protein — its product is MLKSALKHFVFTNFGIGIKDELWLSYRLEIFANTVLPSLANQSNQGFEWIIFIDEALPVLHRTRLEQLLRDTDLNARTLQVSDYSMVSREVMLLLKGVNAATLVTSRIDDDDCIHESVIDLIQSEATSEHNISEVLLISLKNGLEFLPSDQCYRPVDYDTLALALTMVDKTSGPKTHAITQYAHHLVVTTLEQQQIPAEHIHLKREEPLYLYTKHPLSDSYFFGARARILGTPESVKGFDPALFARFGLQQPRLDYLSQLLRQSPLGMPHKYLEKLNNVRQQLKAEQKNIDGPDTEVVNSLLSQKARLEIKASRPNPVKTGSGKIRVAILGSSASHNLFKFQKKTLERFEVCFYMSQSSVISYMAPPCLDARFSVETEGAEAKRVKWDASKEHWQQLELSRPDIVIVDFFDESIGIATFGTSIVTASPMMLKTLAKCGIEYTVQAPWSEQAKQLRAWALPMFLDRVASLCPNIFVHQANWASQYKSKEVVASFAGSTFQGLIDLNNAIIDPMLDSLEDSTVPVERIGGKDAGLIAGGAPRWAYCPYHYDSSYYRTIAKQALAKMVQYVSKNEHKWAFCPYYYHGTYYSTVARQLLARIIN